In Lysobacter luteus, a single window of DNA contains:
- the surE gene encoding 5'/3'-nucleotidase SurE has translation MQVLVSNDDGVDAPGIRALAEGLRAAGHDVLTVAPDRDRSGASNSLTLDMPVRVVRQDACTWRVFGTPTDCVHVAITGMLEDEPDIVVSGINNTANLGDDVIYSGTVAAAMEGRFLGLPSVAVSLATANHVGRHYDTAARAAAEIIARLRVDPLPADTMLNVNVPDLPWDEIAGFEVTRLGNRHRAEPCVPQEDPRGRQWWWIGAAGPEQDAGPGTDFHAVRTRHISITPIQVDLTRYQALEQVAGWVDGLIASLEHAAPASAAAGDMR, from the coding sequence ATGCAAGTACTGGTCAGCAACGATGACGGCGTCGACGCGCCGGGCATCCGGGCCCTCGCCGAAGGCCTCCGAGCCGCAGGCCACGACGTGCTGACGGTCGCACCAGACCGTGACCGTTCGGGCGCCAGCAACTCCCTGACCCTGGACATGCCGGTGCGGGTGGTGCGCCAGGACGCGTGCACGTGGCGCGTCTTCGGCACGCCCACAGACTGCGTCCATGTCGCCATCACCGGGATGCTGGAAGACGAGCCCGATATCGTCGTGTCCGGCATCAACAACACCGCCAACCTGGGTGACGACGTGATCTATTCCGGCACGGTGGCCGCCGCGATGGAGGGCCGTTTCCTCGGCCTGCCGTCGGTGGCGGTCTCGCTGGCGACGGCGAACCATGTCGGCCGGCACTACGACACCGCGGCGCGAGCCGCGGCCGAGATCATCGCCCGCTTGCGCGTCGATCCGCTGCCAGCCGACACCATGCTCAACGTCAACGTGCCCGACCTGCCGTGGGACGAGATCGCAGGGTTCGAGGTCACGCGCCTGGGCAACCGCCACCGCGCCGAACCCTGCGTGCCGCAGGAGGACCCGCGTGGCCGCCAGTGGTGGTGGATCGGTGCGGCCGGTCCCGAGCAGGACGCCGGCCCCGGCACCGACTTCCACGCCGTCCGCACGCGCCACATCTCGATCACCCCGATCCAGGTCGACCTCACCCGCTACCAGGCGCTCGAGCAGGTCGCCGGCTGGGTCGACGGGCTGATCGC
- a CDS encoding Smr/MutS family protein: MSDPRDEDDDAALFRDAIGPVRKLPESPPPPMPARPRARARMAERDETAARDEFRLALDEHLAAAGDVLAWQDGLPDSVYRRLRRGEISAQEELDLHGSDARTAEALLRAFLSDAQRHGLGCVRIIHGKGGRGDADVGSSGAPILKNMVDRMLRQRASVLAFHSAPPAQGGTGAVVVLLAPPKRR; encoded by the coding sequence ATGAGCGACCCACGCGACGAGGACGACGACGCAGCACTGTTCCGGGACGCGATCGGTCCCGTGCGCAAGTTGCCCGAGAGCCCCCCGCCGCCGATGCCCGCGCGACCGCGAGCGCGCGCACGGATGGCCGAACGCGACGAGACGGCGGCGCGCGACGAGTTCAGGCTCGCGCTCGATGAACACCTGGCCGCGGCGGGCGACGTACTGGCGTGGCAGGACGGCCTGCCCGACTCGGTCTACCGTCGCCTGCGCCGGGGGGAGATTTCGGCGCAGGAGGAGCTGGACCTGCACGGGAGCGACGCGCGCACCGCGGAGGCGCTGCTGCGGGCCTTCCTGTCGGACGCACAGCGCCACGGTCTGGGATGCGTGCGCATCATCCACGGCAAGGGTGGCCGCGGGGATGCGGACGTCGGCAGCAGCGGCGCGCCGATTCTCAAGAACATGGTCGACCGGATGCTGCGCCAGCGCGCGAGCGTGCTGGCGTTCCACTCCGCGCCCCCGGCCCAGGGCGGGACGGGTGCGGTGGTGGTCCTGCTGGCGCCGCCGAAACGGCGCTGA
- the truD gene encoding tRNA pseudouridine(13) synthase TruD, with translation MSDLPPPSGGNNNDDGAGRLPRASGPAVLAARIRATPEDFRVDEVPGFEPSGSGEHLLLDVEKRGMNTAFAARHIAAWAGVPESAIGYAGLKDRHAVTRQRFSVHLPKRSAPELATLERDEAGEHLRVLGHAWHSRKLPRGALAGNRFVLVLRELQGDRAAIDRRLEVIATRGVPNYFGEQRFGRGGDNLTHALAMFAGRRVGREQRGMLLSAARSEMFNRVLAARVQSGDWDTGMAEGEVWMLDGSRSVFGPEPLDEALAARVAAFDIHPTGPLWGRGDLRCTGPVAALEQATLADGTAMRVREGLEKAGLKQERRALRLRPADLSWDWLSPDALRLEFTLPAGTYATVVLAELGEIRVP, from the coding sequence ATGAGTGACCTGCCGCCGCCGTCGGGCGGTAACAACAACGACGACGGCGCCGGCCGGCTCCCGCGCGCGTCGGGTCCGGCGGTGCTGGCGGCGCGCATCCGCGCCACTCCGGAAGATTTCCGCGTCGACGAGGTGCCGGGGTTCGAACCGAGCGGCAGCGGCGAGCACCTGCTGCTGGATGTCGAGAAGCGCGGCATGAATACCGCGTTCGCGGCCCGGCATATCGCCGCATGGGCCGGCGTTCCGGAAAGTGCGATCGGGTACGCCGGGTTGAAGGACCGCCACGCGGTGACCCGCCAGCGTTTCAGCGTGCACCTGCCGAAACGGTCGGCGCCGGAGCTGGCCACGCTCGAGCGCGACGAAGCCGGCGAGCACCTGCGCGTGCTGGGCCATGCCTGGCATTCGCGCAAGCTGCCGCGTGGCGCGCTCGCGGGTAACCGGTTCGTGCTGGTGCTGCGCGAGCTGCAGGGCGACCGTGCGGCGATCGACCGCCGGCTCGAAGTGATCGCTACGCGTGGCGTGCCCAACTACTTCGGCGAGCAGCGCTTCGGCCGCGGCGGCGACAACCTCACCCACGCACTGGCGATGTTCGCCGGTCGCCGTGTCGGTCGCGAGCAGCGCGGCATGTTGCTGTCGGCCGCCCGCTCGGAAATGTTCAACCGCGTGCTGGCCGCCCGCGTGCAGTCAGGCGACTGGGACACCGGCATGGCCGAGGGCGAAGTCTGGATGCTCGACGGCAGCCGCAGCGTGTTCGGACCCGAGCCGCTCGACGAAGCTCTGGCGGCCCGCGTTGCCGCTTTCGACATCCATCCGACCGGCCCGCTGTGGGGTCGCGGCGACCTGCGCTGCACCGGCCCGGTGGCTGCGCTGGAACAGGCAACCCTGGCCGACGGGACGGCGATGCGCGTGCGCGAAGGCCTCGAAAAGGCCGGCCTGAAACAGGAGCGCCGCGCGTTGCGCCTGCGCCCAGCAGACCTGTCGTGGGACTGGCTGTCGCCGGATGCCCTGCGGCTCGAGTTCACCCTGCCGGCCGGCACCTACGCCACGGTGGTGCTGGCGGAACTCGGCGAGATCCGCGTGCCCTGA
- the ispF gene encoding 2-C-methyl-D-erythritol 2,4-cyclodiphosphate synthase, with the protein MNIRIGQGYDVHAFGDGDHVVLGGVRIPHGRGVLAHSDGDVVIHALCDAILGALALGDIGRHFPPSDPQWKDADSRAFLRHCTALARERGWRLGNADVTVICEQPKVGPHAAAMREALAADTGVAVDAISVKATTSEKLGFTGRGEGIAAMAVCLLVTDE; encoded by the coding sequence ATGAACATCCGTATCGGCCAGGGCTACGACGTCCATGCATTCGGCGATGGCGACCACGTCGTGCTCGGCGGCGTGCGCATCCCGCACGGGCGCGGCGTGCTAGCGCACTCCGACGGCGACGTGGTGATCCATGCGCTGTGCGACGCGATCCTGGGTGCGCTGGCGCTGGGGGACATCGGCCGGCACTTCCCGCCGTCCGATCCACAGTGGAAGGACGCCGACAGCCGCGCGTTCCTCCGCCACTGCACGGCCCTGGCGCGCGAGCGCGGCTGGAGGCTTGGAAACGCCGACGTCACCGTCATCTGCGAGCAGCCGAAGGTCGGGCCGCATGCCGCCGCGATGCGCGAAGCGCTGGCCGCCGACACCGGCGTCGCAGTGGACGCGATCAGCGTCAAGGCCACCACCAGCGAGAAGCTCGGTTTCACCGGGCGGGGCGAGGGCATCGCGGCGATGGCGGTGTGTCTGCTGGTCACCGATGAGTGA
- the ispD gene encoding 2-C-methyl-D-erythritol 4-phosphate cytidylyltransferase, which produces MRTSPAGAWAVVPAAGRGTRFGGELPKQYLTINGKPLIEHALRALLSHPGVAGAVVALAPDDTHWPGWTEVEGKPVIRCVGGTERADSVLAALHALSDDAHDDTLVLVHDAARPNLWHRDITRLLDSAGDNDGAILAAPVRDTLKRAGDGGRIECTESRERLWRALTPQAFRRCALRDALEHAARDGIAVTDEAMAMERTGARPRLVEGREDNLKVTTPADLALAEFLLARRVHP; this is translated from the coding sequence GTGCGCACGTCGCCGGCGGGCGCATGGGCGGTGGTCCCGGCGGCCGGACGCGGCACCCGGTTCGGCGGCGAGCTGCCCAAGCAATACCTCACGATCAATGGCAAACCGCTGATCGAACATGCCCTGCGCGCGCTGCTGTCGCACCCGGGCGTGGCGGGCGCGGTGGTCGCGCTAGCCCCGGATGACACGCACTGGCCGGGCTGGACCGAGGTGGAAGGCAAGCCGGTGATCCGCTGCGTCGGGGGCACCGAGCGTGCCGATTCCGTCCTCGCCGCGCTGCACGCGCTATCCGACGATGCCCACGACGACACGCTGGTACTGGTGCACGACGCGGCCCGTCCCAACCTCTGGCACCGGGACATCACCCGTCTGCTGGATTCCGCCGGGGACAACGACGGCGCGATCCTCGCCGCGCCGGTCCGCGACACCCTCAAGCGCGCCGGCGACGGCGGCCGCATCGAGTGCACCGAGTCCCGCGAGCGCCTCTGGCGCGCATTGACGCCGCAGGCCTTCCGGCGCTGCGCGCTGCGCGACGCCCTTGAACACGCTGCGCGCGACGGCATCGCGGTCACCGACGAGGCGATGGCGATGGAGCGCACAGGCGCCCGCCCGCGGCTGGTGGAAGGACGTGAGGACAACCTCAAGGTCACCACGCCGGCGGATCTCGCGCTGGCCGAATTCCTGCTTGCAAGACGAGTGCATCCATGA
- the ftsB gene encoding cell division protein FtsB — protein sequence MLVLLQYRLWLGEGGRRSVAALEQRVAEQAHENDGLKQRNDALAAEVEDLKSGEAAVEERARSELGMIKPGETFYRVVEPEDATPAGPDGDAAP from the coding sequence ATGCTGGTGCTGCTGCAGTACCGGCTGTGGCTGGGCGAGGGTGGCCGCCGGTCGGTGGCCGCACTCGAGCAGCGGGTTGCCGAGCAGGCGCATGAGAACGACGGGCTCAAGCAGCGCAACGACGCGCTGGCTGCCGAAGTCGAGGACCTCAAGTCGGGCGAGGCGGCCGTCGAGGAACGTGCCCGCAGCGAACTGGGGATGATCAAGCCGGGCGAGACGTTCTACCGCGTGGTCGAACCCGAGGACGCGACGCCGGCCGGTCCCGACGGCGACGCCGCCCCGTGA
- the eno gene encoding phosphopyruvate hydratase — protein sequence MTTIAKVHAREILDSRGNPTLEAEVTLADGSFGRAMVPSGASTGSKEAVELRDGDKTRYLGKGVRTAVDNVNTTIAQAIGGMDAADQAGIDKRLIDLDGTENKGRLGANALLGVSMANAHAVAASLKLPLWKHLAGDRTPVLPVPMMNIINGGAHADNNVDLQEFMILPTGFETFSDSLRAGTEVFHALKSVLKGRGLSTAVGDEGGFAPDLRSNEEALETILEAIGKAGYHAGEDILLGLDVASSEFYENGKYNLTGEGKRLTSEQFADFLGNWCAQYPIVTIEDGMDEGDWDGWKLLTAKLGNKVQLVGDDLFVTNPRIFQQGIDQQVANAILIKVNQIGTLTETLEAIAMADRAGYAAVVSHRSGETEDTTIADIAVATTATQIKTGSLCRSDRVAKYNQLLRIEEQLGKAARYAGRDAFVSLKR from the coding sequence ATGACGACCATCGCCAAAGTCCACGCCCGCGAAATCCTCGACAGCCGCGGCAACCCGACCCTGGAGGCCGAGGTCACCCTCGCCGACGGCAGCTTCGGCCGCGCGATGGTGCCGTCTGGCGCGTCCACCGGTTCCAAGGAGGCGGTTGAACTGCGGGATGGCGACAAGACCCGCTACCTCGGCAAGGGCGTGCGGACGGCGGTCGACAACGTCAACACCACCATCGCCCAGGCGATCGGCGGAATGGACGCGGCCGACCAGGCCGGCATCGACAAGCGCCTGATCGACCTGGACGGAACCGAGAACAAGGGGCGGCTCGGCGCCAATGCGCTGCTCGGCGTGTCGATGGCCAACGCCCACGCGGTCGCCGCGTCGTTGAAGCTGCCGCTGTGGAAGCACCTCGCCGGTGACCGTACCCCGGTGTTGCCGGTGCCGATGATGAACATCATCAATGGCGGTGCGCACGCCGACAACAACGTCGACCTGCAGGAGTTCATGATCCTGCCGACCGGGTTCGAGACCTTCTCCGATAGCCTGCGCGCCGGCACCGAGGTGTTCCACGCGCTCAAGTCGGTGCTCAAGGGCCGTGGCCTGTCGACCGCGGTCGGCGACGAGGGCGGTTTCGCCCCCGACCTGCGCAGCAACGAGGAAGCGCTGGAAACCATCCTCGAGGCGATCGGCAAGGCCGGTTACCACGCCGGCGAGGACATCCTCCTCGGGCTGGACGTGGCCAGCAGCGAGTTCTACGAGAACGGCAAGTACAACCTCACCGGCGAGGGCAAGCGCCTGACCAGCGAGCAGTTCGCCGACTTCCTCGGCAACTGGTGCGCGCAGTACCCGATCGTCACCATCGAGGACGGCATGGACGAGGGCGACTGGGACGGCTGGAAGCTGTTGACCGCCAAGCTCGGCAACAAGGTGCAACTGGTCGGCGACGACCTGTTCGTGACCAACCCGCGCATCTTCCAGCAGGGCATCGACCAGCAGGTCGCCAACGCCATCCTGATCAAGGTCAACCAGATCGGCACCCTGACCGAAACGCTGGAGGCCATCGCGATGGCCGACCGCGCCGGCTACGCGGCGGTGGTCTCGCACCGCTCCGGCGAAACCGAGGACACCACCATCGCCGACATCGCCGTGGCCACCACCGCGACCCAGATCAAGACCGGCTCCCTGTGCCGCAGCGACCGCGTGGCCAAGTACAACCAGCTGCTGCGCATCGAGGAGCAGCTGGGCAAGGCCGCCCGCTACGCCGGCCGCGACGCGTTCGTCTCGCTGAAGCGCTGA
- the kdsA gene encoding 3-deoxy-8-phosphooctulonate synthase — protein sequence MKLCGFEIGLDRPFFLIAGPCVIESMQLQLDTAGTLKEITGELGIPFIFKSSFDKANRTSVSGFRGPGLEEGLKVLSEVKKQLGVPVLTDVHEYTPMDEVASVVDVLQTPAFLCRQTDFIQKVAGAGKPVNIKKGQFLSPWEMKHVADKALATGNRDIMVCERGASFGYNNLVSDMRSLAVMRDTGCPVVFDATHSVQLPGGAGGKSGGQREFVPVLSRAAMAVGISGIFMETHPKPEEALSDGPNAWPLPKMRALLETLMAIDEVTKRNGFLESQS from the coding sequence ATGAAACTCTGCGGATTCGAGATCGGCCTCGACCGGCCCTTCTTCCTGATCGCCGGCCCGTGCGTGATCGAGTCGATGCAGTTGCAGCTCGACACCGCCGGCACGCTCAAGGAAATCACCGGCGAGCTCGGGATTCCCTTCATCTTCAAGTCCAGTTTCGACAAGGCCAACCGCACCTCGGTGTCTGGCTTCCGTGGCCCCGGCCTGGAGGAAGGGCTGAAGGTGCTGTCGGAGGTGAAGAAGCAGCTCGGCGTGCCGGTGCTGACCGACGTCCACGAGTACACCCCGATGGACGAGGTCGCCTCGGTGGTCGATGTCCTGCAGACCCCCGCATTCCTGTGCCGCCAGACCGACTTCATCCAGAAGGTCGCCGGCGCCGGCAAGCCGGTCAACATCAAGAAAGGCCAGTTCCTGTCGCCGTGGGAGATGAAGCACGTCGCCGACAAGGCGCTGGCCACCGGCAACCGCGACATCATGGTCTGCGAGCGCGGCGCCAGCTTCGGCTACAACAACCTGGTCAGCGACATGCGCTCGCTGGCGGTGATGCGCGACACCGGCTGCCCGGTGGTGTTCGACGCGACCCATTCGGTGCAGCTGCCCGGCGGCGCCGGCGGCAAGAGCGGCGGCCAGCGCGAGTTCGTGCCGGTGCTGTCGCGCGCGGCGATGGCGGTCGGCATTTCCGGCATCTTCATGGAAACCCACCCCAAGCCGGAAGAAGCGCTGTCCGACGGCCCCAACGCCTGGCCGCTGCCGAAGATGCGCGCGCTGCTGGAGACGTTGATGGCCATCGACGAAGTGACCAAGCGCAACGGCTTCCTCGAATCCCAATCCTGA
- a CDS encoding CTP synthase: MTPLIFVTGGVVSSLGKGIAAASLAAILEARGLRVTMMKLDPYINVDPGTMSPFQHGEVYVTDDGAETDLDLGHYERYVRTRLSRKNSVTTGRIYENVIRKERRGDYLGGTVQVIPHITDEIKRCIVEATQGFDVGLVEIGGTVGDIESLPFLEAIRQLRTERGPDKALFMHLTLVPWIAAAGELKTKPTQHSVKELRSIGIQPDILLCRSEQPLPDSERRKIALFTNVSERAVISAVDLDNIYRMPQRFHEQGLDDLIIDRLRLPAGPADLAEWDAVLDASEHPVDEVTIGVVGKYVDHQDAYKSVAEALKHGGLRQRTRVNLKWLESSDIEKVGAEEALAGVDGILVPGGFGDRGFEGKVDSARHAREHGIPYFGICYGMQAAVVDYARNVAGLEGANSTENDKASPHPVIGLITEWRTATGDVERRNEESDLGGTMRLGLQDQRIKPGTLAHAMYGKDVVGERHRHRYEFNNRYRTQLEDAGLVISAKSMDDLLVEMIELPRDRHPWFLACQAHPEFLSTPRDGHPLFVGFIRAAREHKAQAGGRLLKEAHA; encoded by the coding sequence ATGACTCCCCTGATCTTCGTCACTGGCGGCGTGGTGTCCTCGCTCGGCAAGGGCATCGCGGCAGCCTCGCTGGCGGCCATCCTCGAAGCGCGCGGCCTGCGCGTGACGATGATGAAGCTCGATCCGTACATCAACGTCGACCCGGGCACCATGAGCCCGTTCCAGCACGGCGAGGTGTACGTCACCGACGACGGCGCCGAGACCGACCTCGACCTTGGGCACTACGAGCGCTACGTCCGGACCCGCCTGAGCCGCAAGAACTCGGTCACCACCGGCCGCATCTACGAGAACGTGATCCGCAAGGAGCGCCGCGGCGACTACCTTGGCGGCACCGTGCAGGTGATCCCGCACATCACCGACGAGATCAAGCGCTGCATCGTCGAGGCCACCCAGGGCTTCGACGTCGGCCTGGTCGAGATCGGCGGCACGGTGGGCGACATCGAGTCGCTGCCGTTCCTGGAGGCCATCCGCCAGCTGCGCACCGAGCGCGGGCCGGACAAGGCGCTGTTCATGCACCTCACCCTGGTGCCGTGGATCGCCGCCGCCGGCGAGCTCAAGACCAAGCCGACCCAGCATTCGGTCAAGGAGCTGCGCTCGATCGGCATCCAGCCCGACATCCTGCTGTGCCGCTCCGAGCAGCCGCTGCCCGACAGCGAGCGCCGCAAGATCGCGTTGTTCACCAACGTCTCCGAGCGCGCGGTCATCTCCGCCGTCGACCTGGACAACATCTACCGGATGCCGCAGCGCTTCCACGAGCAGGGGCTGGACGACCTGATCATCGACCGCCTGCGCCTGCCGGCCGGCCCGGCCGACCTGGCCGAGTGGGACGCGGTGCTGGACGCCAGCGAGCACCCGGTCGACGAGGTCACCATCGGCGTGGTCGGCAAGTACGTCGACCACCAGGACGCCTACAAGTCGGTGGCCGAGGCCCTCAAGCACGGCGGCCTGCGCCAGCGCACCCGGGTCAACCTGAAGTGGCTGGAGTCGAGCGACATCGAGAAGGTTGGCGCCGAGGAGGCACTGGCCGGCGTCGACGGCATCCTGGTGCCGGGCGGTTTCGGCGACCGCGGCTTCGAAGGCAAGGTCGACAGCGCCCGCCACGCGCGCGAGCACGGCATCCCGTACTTCGGCATCTGCTACGGCATGCAGGCGGCGGTGGTGGACTACGCCCGCAACGTCGCTGGCCTGGAAGGCGCAAACAGCACCGAGAACGACAAGGCCAGCCCGCACCCGGTGATCGGCCTGATCACCGAGTGGCGCACCGCCACCGGTGACGTCGAGCGCCGCAACGAGGAGAGCGACCTGGGCGGGACGATGCGGCTCGGCCTGCAGGACCAGCGCATCAAGCCCGGCACGCTGGCGCACGCGATGTACGGCAAGGACGTCGTCGGCGAGCGCCATCGCCACCGCTACGAGTTCAACAACCGCTACCGCACCCAGCTCGAGGACGCGGGGCTGGTGATCAGCGCCAAGTCGATGGACGACCTGCTGGTCGAGATGATCGAACTGCCGCGCGACCGCCACCCGTGGTTCCTGGCCTGCCAGGCCCACCCGGAGTTCCTGTCGACCCCGCGCGACGGCCACCCGCTGTTCGTCGGTTTCATCCGCGCCGCCCGCGAGCACAAGGCGCAGGCCGGCGGACGGCTGCTCAAGGAGGCACACGCATGA
- the parE gene encoding DNA topoisomerase IV subunit B, with protein sequence MNTRYNAADIEVLSGLDPVKRRPGMYTDTTRPNHLAQEVIDNSVDEALGGHAKVIEVTLHADGSCEVSDDGRGMPVDIHPEEGIPGVELILTRLHAGGKFSGKNYTFSGGLHGVGVSVVNALSTRVELFIKRDGNEYRMEFRDGDRSSELEVVGSVGRKNTGTRLRFWPDPKYFDTPKFNLRSLKHLLRAKAVLCPGLTVRLHDVAGDEKLEWHYEDGLRDYLRGELAEAELLPPELFVGHLQKDTEVVDWAVAWVPDGELVQESYVNLIPTAQHGTHVNGLRTGFTDALREFCDFRNLLPRGVKLAPEDVWDRVAFVLSLKMTDPQFSGQTKERLSSRQAAGMVEGAAHDAFSLWLNQHVELGERIAQLAIERASARLKTEKQITRKKVTQGPALPGKLADCTSQDLSRTELFLVEGDSAGGSARQARDKDFQAILPLRGKILNTWEVASGSVLGSQEVHDLAVAIGCDPGKDDITGLRYGKVIILADADSDGLHIATLLTALFLQHFPALVAAGHVFVAMPPLFRVDLGKQVFYALDEEEKRILLEKIEREKAEKKKGAAGAVNVTRFKGLGEMNPSQLRESTIHPDTRRLVQLTVDDAEATHSLMDMLLAKKRAGDRKAWLENKGDLATLEV encoded by the coding sequence ATGAATACCCGCTACAACGCCGCCGATATCGAAGTCCTGTCCGGGTTGGACCCGGTCAAGCGTCGGCCCGGCATGTACACCGACACCACCCGCCCCAACCACCTGGCGCAGGAGGTCATCGACAACTCGGTGGACGAGGCGCTGGGCGGCCACGCGAAGGTGATCGAGGTGACCCTGCATGCCGACGGCAGCTGCGAGGTGTCCGATGACGGCCGCGGCATGCCGGTCGACATCCACCCCGAGGAGGGCATCCCCGGTGTCGAGCTGATCCTGACCCGGCTGCACGCGGGCGGTAAGTTCAGCGGCAAGAACTACACCTTCTCCGGCGGGCTGCACGGCGTCGGCGTCAGCGTGGTCAACGCGCTGTCTACCCGGGTCGAGCTTTTCATCAAGCGGGACGGCAACGAGTACCGGATGGAGTTCCGGGACGGGGACCGCAGCTCCGAGCTGGAGGTGGTGGGGAGCGTCGGCAGGAAGAACACCGGCACCCGCCTGCGCTTCTGGCCCGACCCGAAGTACTTCGACACCCCCAAGTTCAACCTGCGCTCGCTCAAGCACCTGCTGCGCGCCAAGGCCGTGCTCTGCCCCGGCCTGACCGTCCGGCTGCACGACGTCGCCGGCGACGAAAAGCTGGAATGGCATTACGAGGACGGCCTGCGCGACTACCTGCGCGGCGAGCTGGCGGAGGCCGAACTGCTGCCGCCGGAGTTGTTCGTCGGCCACCTGCAGAAGGACACCGAGGTGGTCGACTGGGCCGTGGCCTGGGTGCCCGACGGCGAACTGGTGCAGGAGAGCTACGTCAACCTGATCCCGACCGCCCAGCACGGCACCCACGTCAATGGCCTGCGCACCGGCTTCACCGATGCGCTGCGCGAGTTCTGCGACTTCCGCAACCTGCTGCCGCGTGGCGTCAAACTGGCGCCCGAGGATGTGTGGGACCGGGTCGCGTTCGTGTTGTCGCTGAAGATGACCGACCCGCAGTTCTCCGGCCAGACCAAGGAGCGGCTCAGTTCGCGCCAGGCCGCGGGCATGGTCGAGGGCGCCGCGCACGACGCTTTCAGCCTGTGGCTCAACCAGCACGTAGAGCTCGGCGAGCGGATCGCCCAGCTCGCGATCGAGCGCGCCAGCGCCCGGCTGAAGACCGAAAAACAGATCACCCGCAAGAAGGTCACCCAGGGTCCCGCCCTGCCCGGCAAGCTGGCCGACTGCACCAGCCAGGACCTGTCGCGCACCGAGCTGTTCCTGGTGGAGGGCGACTCCGCCGGCGGCAGCGCGCGGCAGGCGCGCGACAAGGACTTCCAGGCGATCCTCCCGCTGCGCGGCAAGATCCTCAACACCTGGGAAGTGGCCTCCGGCAGCGTGCTGGGCTCGCAGGAAGTGCACGACCTGGCCGTCGCCATCGGCTGCGACCCCGGCAAGGACGACATCACCGGCCTGCGCTACGGCAAGGTGATCATCCTGGCCGACGCCGACTCCGACGGCCTGCACATCGCCACCCTGCTGACCGCGCTGTTCCTCCAGCACTTCCCGGCGCTGGTCGCTGCCGGCCACGTGTTCGTGGCAATGCCGCCGCTGTTCCGCGTCGATCTGGGCAAGCAGGTGTTCTACGCCCTGGACGAGGAGGAGAAGCGGATCCTGCTCGAGAAGATCGAACGCGAAAAGGCCGAGAAAAAGAAGGGCGCGGCCGGCGCGGTCAATGTCACCCGCTTCAAGGGCCTGGGCGAGATGAACCCCTCGCAGCTGCGCGAGTCGACCATCCACCCCGACACCCGCCGGCTGGTCCAGCTGACTGTCGACGACGCCGAAGCGACGCATTCGCTGATGGACATGCTGCTGGCCAAGAAGCGCGCCGGTGACCGCAAGGCGTGGCTGGAGAACAAGGGCGACCTGGCGACGCTGGAGGTCTGA